TAAGTTACGTGAAATCATCGAAATTTCTTGTTCACGGTTACCTCCTGCTCCACCAGCTGTCATTAACTGTAAATAATCAATAATTAAAATTTTAACACCATGTTGCGATACCAAACGACGCGCTTTTGCTCGTAAATCAAAGATTGAAAGTGCTGGAGTATCATCTATAAAAATAGGCGCATCAGAAAGTTTCTTCACTTTTACATTTAATTGCTCCCATTCATGCGGTTCTAAATTTCCTTTACGTAATTTTTCAGAAGTTAATCCAGTTTCAGAAGAAATCATACGAGTAATTAACTGTACCGATGACATCTCCAGAGAGAATAACGCAACTGCATGATTAAAGTCAATTGCCATATTTTTCGCCATCGAGATTACAAATGCCGTTTTTCCCATACCAGGACGAGCTGCAATAATAATTAAATCGGTAGGCTGCCAACCAGAAGTAAGTGCATCTAACTTGGTAAAACCAGTAGCTAAACCACTCATTCCTTCTTTATTCGAAATTTCTTGAATTTTATTTATTGCCTGTTGCACAAGAGATTGTGCATTTTCAGCTCCTTTTTTAAGGTTTCCTTGTGTTACTTCAAAAAGTTTTCCTTCGGCATCATCTAGTAAATCAAAAACATCTGTAGTTTCATCATAAGCACTTTCAATAATTTCCGAAGAAATAGAAATTAGTTTTCGTTGAATAAACTTCTCTAAAATGATTCTAGAGTGAAATTCAATATGTGCAGAAGAAGCTACTTTTTGTGTTAATCCAATAATATAAAAATCTCCACCTGCAATTTCTAACTTACCTTCTTTTCTTAACTGATTAGATACTGTAAGTAAGTCAATCGGTTCAGAATTTTGAAACAAAGCATAAATTGCTGCATATATTTCTTGATGTCTTCTATCATAAAAAGCCTCAGGATGCAAAATATCAATCACTTCATCAATTCCCTTCTTATCGGTCATCATAGCTCCTAATACAGCCTCTTCAAGATCTAATGCTTGTGGCGGTAATTTTCCTTTTTCTAAATTAACAACTTTAGATCGGTCAACTCTACCTCCCCTTAAACTTTGTGTTTTCTCCATGGTGACAAAAGTAATTTTTTAGGTTCACATAGTTCCTTGTTTTATACATTTTTCTTTTTTCACAAAAAATGTAAACAAAACTGTTACTAATGTGTTGATAACATTTTTGTTTTTTATTTTTACGTAATGAAACTACAAAAGAAACATGTATTTCTCGCTATGTTATTGCCTTTGCAATATTTCATTGTACAATTTTTAAGCCAAAAACCTGCATTCATAGAAGAATACTATTCAAACGGAATATACCCATATATTTCAAGATTTTTTAGAATTATTTTAGGTTGGTTACCGTTTTCTTTTGGTGATCTTTTGGGTTTAATTTTGATTTTCTTGTTCGTCAGACAAATTTATAAGCTAATTAAAAATAAACTTCAAGGAATCGTCAATAAATTAATTCAATTTATTGGGGTTTTATCTATCACCTATTTTTGTTTTTATACTTTTTGGGGGCTAAATTATTTTAGAAAACCACTAGCTGATAATTTAGGTTTACAACAATCTAAATATACTACAGAACAATTAATTAATACTACTCAAAAAACAATTGAAATTTTTAATCAGATTCATCTTGAAATTACACAAAATGATACTTTAAAAATTCAGGTCCCGTATTCTTCTAAAGAAATATACGATAAAGTACCAAACGCATATCAAAAAGTTGCTGTAGATTATCCTCAACTTGCTTACAAAAGCCCAGCTATAAAAAATTCGCTAGTCAGTTTATTTCAATCTTATAATGGAACTGCTGGCTATTTAAATCCTATTACAGGGGAAGCTCAAGTAAATAGTATGTTACCTAAAGCAGGATACGCTGCAACTACTTGTCACGAAGTTGCACATCAAATTGGTTGGTCAGCAGAAAATGACGCAAACTTTTTAGGCTTTTTAGCCTGTACTTATAGTGATGATATATATTTTAACTATTCTGGATATAGAATGGCTTTTCGGTACTGTATGCGAGAAATTAGAAAACGTGACAGAGAATTGCATAAAAAACTTTGGGAAACAGTTAATAAGGGAATTAAAAAAGAACTAAAAGACAATTATCTATTCTGGAAAAAATATGAAAACCCAATAGAGCCGTATATTAAAAAAGGGTATAATTCATATTTGAAAGCGAATAATCAAGCAAAAGGAATAGAATCTTACAGCTATGTTGTAGATTTGCTTATTGCCTATTTTGAACAAAAATATTATGACTAAGTATTTACTATTAATTTTCAGTATTTTCTTGTGTATATCTTGTGATTCTAACCAACTAGGAAAAGAATTTTCTTGCGAATCGCCTTCACCTAATAACTTAGAAACTGTTGAAGATTTTAAGAAAAAATTCTCAGTAAAATTTCCTAAACATTGGAAAATAAATTTGTATTACGAAGATGCTGTATCATCAATTTATGCAGCTGATACAACATTAGCTCTTTCTAAAGCTACCTTAATTGATGTATCTTTTATTAACAACCCAGATAATATCGACGACAACTTTGTTTACAAAGTGAAAAAAGATAATGAAGAACTTCAATTAACTGAAGTAAAAGCGAATAGAATTAAATTTAAAAGAAAAGACGCATATTATAATTTAGCAAAAGGAAAAAGAGGTAAATTCAATTATCATATTTTAAACTTTTATAGTAAAACCCAAACTGGTTTTATTCATGCAAAAACTGAAATTTATGGTGATTCTTTAATTGACTCAAGACTTTGCTCAGCAATTACACTACTAAACAAAATACAACTTAAATAACATACAACAAACATATTAAATTAATGAACAAACAAAATATTATAGATCGATTCATAAAATATGTTACTATAGATACTGAATCTGATCCTAATAATCCAGCTTTTCCTAGTACAGAAAAACAATGGGATTTAGCTAAAATATTAGAACAGGAATTGATAGCAATAGGAATGGAAGATGTAGAGTTAGATAAAAATTGTTACCTAATGGCTACTTTACCAAGTAATATTGATTATGAAGTACCAACAATTGGATTTGTAGCTCATATTGATACAAGTCCAGATTATACTGGAGCAAATGTAAAACCACAAATTCATGAGAATTACGATGGTGAAGATATTGTATTAAATAAAGAACAAAATATCATTTTATCACCTTCGTATTTTGAAGACTTACTTTTATATAAGGGACAAACTTTAATTACTACAGATGGTACTACATTATTAGGTGCCGATGACAAAGCTGGTGTTACTGAAATTGTTTCTGCAATGGAATATTTGATACAAAATCCAGAAATAAAACATGGTAAAATAAGAATTTGTTTTACTCCTGACGAAGAAGTTGGAAAAGGTGCGCATAAATTTGATGTAGATAAATTTGGTGCTCAATGGGCATATACAATGGATGGAAGTCAAATCGGAGAATTAGAATATGAGAATTTTAATGCCGCTGGAGCTGTTATTACTATCAATGGTAAAATAGTTCATCCAGGTTATGCAAAAGGGAAAATGGTAAATTCTATGACTATTGCCAGCCAATTTATAAATGCTTTACCAGCTAAAGAGGTTCCAGAACATACTACCGGTTACGAAGGATTCTTCCATTTACATAGCATAGAAGGAAAAGTAGAACAAACTATTTTGAGATATATTATTAGAGATCATGATATGGATCTTTTCCAAAAGCGAAAAGAAACTATGAAATCTATAGTAAAAAAGATAAATGAAGAAATAGGTAGCAATGCTATTCAGGTAGAGATTAAAGATCAATACTTCAATATGCGTGAAAAGGTGGAGCCTGTAATGTATATCGTTGATATTGCTGAAGAAGTAATGAAAGATCTTGGTATTACTCCATTAATTAAACCTATCCGTGGAGGTACTGATGGATCTCAACTATCTTTCAAAGGATTACCTTGTCCAAATATTTTTGCAGGTGGACATAATTTTCATGGTCGTTATGAGTATGTACCTGTTGAATCAATAATGAAAGCTTCTGAAGTAATTGTTGGAATTGCAGAAAAGATTACTGAAAAATTCAAGTAAAAATTACATACATATTATAAAAAGAAAAAACTCTGGTGAAGAATACCAGAGTTTTTAATTAACCTCCTATTAAAATCAAATATATGAAAACACTCCCATCAATTTTGATTTCGATACAAAGATAATACATTTTTTTACCAAAAACCAAGTAAAAATTGCAATTTGTAATAAAAAAATGTAATTTTTTTACATAATAGGCTTTTGTGTTATATTCTCACATTCAATTTTTTTTCATTTTTTATATCTCTACATTTGAAAAAAATTAATTTTAAAATGGAGAACAACTTACTATTAGATCTAGCCAAAAAGCATGGAAGCCCTTTGTATGTTTATGATACAGAGAAAATTACAAGTCAATATAAAAGAATTACTAAAGCTTTTTCTAAGGTAAAGAATGTAAAAATTAATTACGCTACTAAAGCACTTTCTAATATTAACATATTAAAAGTGTTTAATAAACTAGGTAGTGGGTTAGATACTGTTTCTATACAGGAAGTTAAATTAGGATTATTAGCTGGATTTGATCCAAAAGACATTATTTATACTCCAAATGGTGTTTCATTGAAGGAAATTGAAGACGTTGCTAAGCTAGGTGTTCAAATAAATATTGATAATTTATCAATTTTAGAATTATTTGGTCAAAAACATCCAAATATTCCAGTTTGTATTCGAATAAACCCGCATGTTATGGCCGGTGGTAATTCTAAAATTTCTGTTGGACATATCGATTCTAAGTTTGGAATTTCTATCCATCAGGTACCTCATATTAAACGAGTAGTAGAAAATACAGGTATGAATATTAATGGAATTCATATGCATACTGGTTCTGATATTCTTGATGTTGATACTTTCTTAATGGCAACTGAAATCCTTTTTAACACCGCTAAAGAATTTAAAAATATAGAGTTTATTGACTTTGGTAGTGGATTTAAAGTACCTTATAAAGAAGGAGATATAGCTACAAATATTGAAGATTTAGGAAAGCATTTATCAAAAAGATTTAATGATTTCTGCAAAGAATACGGTAGAGACTTAACATTAATGTTTGAACCTGGTAAATTTCTTGTAAGTCAAGCTGGATATTTCCTTGCTACAGTAAATGTAATCAAACAAACGACTTCTACAGTTTTTGCTGGTATCGATAGTGGATTAAATCACTTAATTAGACCTATGTTCTATAATTCATATCATTTTATTGAAAACCTATCGAATCCGAAAGGAAGAGAACGTTTTTATAGTATTGTAGGTTACATCTGTGAAACGGATACTTTTGGTACAAATCGAAGAATTAATGAAATAAGAGAAGATGATATTTTATGTTTCCATAATGCTGGTGCATATTGCTTTTCTATGGCTTCTAATTATAACTCAAGATATAGACCTGCAGAAGTTATGGTTCATGAAGGAAAAGATTATATAATTCGAAAGCGAGAGACTTTTGATGATATCATGAGAAATCAAGAAATCGTAATTTAATTCATAAAAAAACTCCGACTAACGTCGGAGTTTTATTTCTTATATAATTAAATAATCCCCTAAATAAATTATATAAAAGTATATGCATTAGCAAGTTGCAACTTATTCTAATATTTTAAACAGGAAAAACCCTGTTTTTAAAATGGGAAAACCGCAATTTAAATTGCGGTTTTCTGCATTTGTATATTTTTCACTTCTTTTTTAGAAGATGTAACGTAAACCTAACTGCATCTGCCAGCGAGAGTTTAAGCTTGAATCAAAAGTAAAAGTCTCAACTAAGTTACCTCCAAAAGTGTAAGTAGGTACTCCAGTATTTTGATCTACTACGACACCTAATGGCTGTACATTTACTGGCTGTTGTACAACTCCCCAAGCTGAATTAATTAAGTTCCCAACATTTAAAACATCTACACTTAATTGAATGGTATTTTGTTTGTTTTCTGAAACATTGAAATTAAAATCTTGTAATAATTTAACATCCCATCTGCTTCTCCAAGGTGCTAAAGCTCCGTAACGTTCTACGTACTGTCCTCTCCTACCACTTAAATATTCATCTTGTTGAATGTATTCTTCAAAGGCTTGTGCTTGTCCAGCACCAGAAAATTGCATTTGAGTAACTTCATCTGAAGTTGGTACGTATAATAAATCATTTACTCTAGATCCATCATTATTAATATCTCCACCATATGTGTAATTAAACCTTCCTCCTTGAGCGTATTCAAAGAAAGTAGCTATAGTTGTTGCAAATTTATCACTTGCATAATTAAATTTCTTCGAAGCTACTCCGATAATTCTATGCGTATCTCCATACCTAGAAAAAGCTAATACATCGTTATTTGCATTTCCTATAACAGGGTTAAAAGCAAAAGCATCACCTGTAATTTCAGCTTCAATAGAATTTACATCTTTAGAGTTTAAATAACTATAAGCAATATTTGTATATAAACCATTTTCAAATGATTTCTCTACTTTAAAAGTAGCGTTGTATGTTCTTCCTTTGTCTGAATTTGTAAATACATAGGCATTCGTTTGACCTCCAAATTGGTTTAACGCTTTATCTGCATCTGTATATATAGACCTAGTATCTCCAGGAGCTGCTAAATTACCTGTAGGATTACTTAACCCCCAGTTTTGTACATGAGCTCCATTAATATCTTGTGTATATGCTAAATCTGTACTTACTACAAATCCGTTTTCGAATTTATAATCTAGACCGATATTTGTTCTCCAAACTTGTGGAAATTTAAAATCTCTATCTACTGTTTGATAGAAAAAGAAATCTACTCCTTGAACTTGGTTTCCTAACCACACAAAAGGTAAACGACCTGTAAATAAACCTGTTCCTCCTCTTACTTGTAATTTATTTTCTCCATTTACATCCCAATTAAACCCTAATCTTGGAGAAATTAACCAATCGTTAGAAGGTAAATTTAAAGAGTTTAATGTTGTCGCTTGATTTGTTTCTGGATCGAAATATACATTTCCAGGCTGGTAAGTTCCTTTTCTATCTATATTCTCTTGAATTTTTACTTTAGTATCAAAAAATAAAGGTTTATCAAAACGAACTCCGTATGTTAATTTTATATCATCGTTAATTTCATACTCATCTTGTAAATAAAAAGCTAACTGACCAACATTAGTTTCTGCTAAAGACCAACCGCCTGGATTACCAATTCCGTTAGCAGTTAATAGGTTATTCGCCGAAATAGCTGCATCAAACTGAGCTTGATATGTCGCTACTAAAGCAGCCTCTCCTGCTGCATCTAAATTTCTGAAATCATTAATTGAACCCGATGGAAAGAATACTCCTTGAGCTCCGTAAGCTCCTAAATTAAAAGAATTATCAAACATGAATTTTTCAAAAGAAAAACCAACTGTAATTGTATGATTTCCTTTAAAGAAATTCATATTATTTGTAATTTGAAGTACTTTTTGATCTAATGTATTATTAATAGAAAATGGTTCATGACCAGCAATAATATAGTTTGAAGATCCTGCAGCGTCTAAAATAGTGATTGAAGGAGCTGGCGTAGATAATGGATTTCTAAAATCATCAAATTGAGTATACCCAATTTGTAATTTATTAGAAGTTTCTTCATTAAAATTAGAATTTAACTCTAACAAGAAAGAATCAATATTATTGTTGATCTCATACCCTGCATTTTCAAATTGTAATGTAGCAGCACTTGGACCTCTAAATCCTAAGGCTGTTGGATGAGCTGGATTTTCTTTAGAAGCTCTTAAGAAATTATAAATGAAAGCTAACCTGTGCTTCTTATTTACATTCCAATCTAATTTAAAAATACCTTTTACTGATTCTTGATCAAATGTAAAGCCTTCTATAGCACCAGGGTTGTAGAACACATCGTTTCCTTGTGCATCAGTTCCTACTACAACTTGACTTAAAATATTATTTACTAACTGTAAATCATCTCTTGTAACTCTAGAATCGTTAACTCCTATAGTAGTACCAGAACTTGGTTGAAAATTAGATCCTAAATCAACTCTATCATCTTTTTCAAAATTAGCAAAGAAAAATAATTTATCTTTAATTATGGGTCCGCCAATACTTACTCCGTATTGAACTTGATTTAATTTAGGCTTAAATACATCGAAACCTGAAATTTTTCCTCCAGTCAAATCTTGATTTCGGTAAAAACCATATACTGTACCTTTAAATTCGTTTGTTCCACTTTTGGTAACCGCATCAACAGAAGCTCCTGTAAAACCTGCTAAAGTAACGTCATACGGTGCTACAGAAACAGAAATTTGTTCAATTGCATCTAAGGAAACTGGTTGAGCCCCTGTTTGTCCACCAGGAGTTGCAGCATCTAATCCAAAAGGATTATTAAAAATAGATCCATCCAAAGAGAAGTTATTAAATTGATCATTTCTTCCTCCAAAAGATCCATTACTTGCTGTTGGTTCTAATCTCGTAAAATCTGCAGCTGATCTAGAGATAGTAGGTAAAGTTTTTAATTGCGTTGAAGACACACTTGTTTGTGCTCCTGTTCTATCGCTATTAAAGATTTTACTTTTAGATGCTGAAATAACTACTTCATCCAATGTTTGACCATCTTCAGATAAAGTAGCATCTATGTTAGTTGTTTTTCCTAATGTTAGAAAAACATCATCAACTTCTTTAGATTTAAAACCTACAAAACTAAATGTAATTTTATATGGTCCGCCAACACGTAAGTTAGGTACCGTATATTTTCCATTGTCTTGAGCAACTGCTCCAGAAACTGTTCCAGATGGTACGTGTAAGACTACGATATTTGCTCCAAATAAAGGCTCGCCATTTGTATCTGCAACCAGACCTTTAATTTTAGATGTAGTAACTTGTGCACTAATATTAAGTGCGACAAAAAGTAAGGATAAATATAAAATTTTCCTTATTTCAAAAGATTTCATATTATTTGATTAAGATTAATTTGTTAAGACAAAATTAATAAAAAAAGCACGCTCAACATTTTGAGCGTGCTTTTTAATATAGATTTATTTTACTGTTTTTACTTCTCAGCAACAACTTCAAATACGATGTCTACAATAACAGATCTGTGTAAACGAACAGCTGCATTATATTTACCTAATCTTTTTACGTTACCACCAGTAACTTTGATAAACTTCTTTTCGATTTCTGTTCCCTCTTTAGCTAAAGCTTCAGCAACATCTGCATTATTAACCGATCCAAATAATTTATCTCCGCTTCCTACTTTAGAAGCTATTTTAATTTCGTAACCTTTAACAGTTTCTGCTAACTTGTTAGCATCTTCTACTAATTTAGCTTCTTTAAAAGCACGTTGCTTTAAGTTTTCTGCTAATACTTTCTTAGCTGAAGAAGTAGCTAAAACTGCATATCCTTGAGGTATTAGGTAATTACGTCCATAACCGTTCTTAACAGTTACAACATCATCTTTAAAACCTAAATTTTCTACGTCTTGTTTTAATATCAATTCCATTGTTCTACTTCTTTTTTATTTTAACATATCACCAACATATGGCATTAAAGCTAAGTGACGAGCTCTTTTGATAGCTTGTGCAACTTTACGTTGATATTTTAATGAAGTTCCTGTTAAACGTCTTGGTAAGATTTTTCCTTGTTCGTTTACTAAATACATTAAGAAATCAGCATCTTTGTAATCAATGTACTTGATACCGTTCTTTTTGAAACGACAATATTTAGCTTCCTTCTTAGTTTCAATGTCAAGTGGAGTTAAATAACGTACTTCTCCTTGCTTGTTTCCTTTTGCTTGTTGTTCAATTGATGACATAATTGATTACTTTTTTGCAGATTTAACTCTTTGTCTTCTCTTTTCAGCCCAAGCAGCAGCGTGCTTGTCTAACTTTACAGTTAAGTAACGCATGATACTATCGTCACGTCTAAACTCTAATTCAAATGGAGAAATGATTTCACCAGATGATTTGAATTCAAACAAGTGATAGAAACCACTTTTTTTCTTTTGAATTGGGTAAGCTAATTTCTTTAAGCCCCAATCCTCTTTGTGGATCATTTCTGCACCTTTTGAAACTAAATAGTCCTCGAACTTTTTTACTGTTTCCTTTATCTGAGTTTCAGATAAAACGGGATTCAAAATGAAAACAGTTTCGTAATGATTCATAATTAAATGTTTAAATTATTTTTTAAAGCGTGCAAATATAACATTTATATCTCTAATTAAATAGTGTATAGCAATTTATTTTGTTTTTAATTTAAATCTAATCGGACACCTAAAGATAAGTTTCTGGTATTTGAATTCTTAAATAATGGATTTAAGTCGTATTTCACATATAGACCATACCACTTGTATGATAAATATCCACTTAATCCGTAGTTTAAAGTATTCATATTAAATGGATCTTTTTGAACCTCTTCGATTTCAATTCCATTACTATTTTCATATTCTAAATACTGTCTTGTT
This genomic stretch from Tenacibaculum jejuense harbors:
- the lysA gene encoding diaminopimelate decarboxylase, with product MKKINFKMENNLLLDLAKKHGSPLYVYDTEKITSQYKRITKAFSKVKNVKINYATKALSNINILKVFNKLGSGLDTVSIQEVKLGLLAGFDPKDIIYTPNGVSLKEIEDVAKLGVQINIDNLSILELFGQKHPNIPVCIRINPHVMAGGNSKISVGHIDSKFGISIHQVPHIKRVVENTGMNINGIHMHTGSDILDVDTFLMATEILFNTAKEFKNIEFIDFGSGFKVPYKEGDIATNIEDLGKHLSKRFNDFCKEYGRDLTLMFEPGKFLVSQAGYFLATVNVIKQTTSTVFAGIDSGLNHLIRPMFYNSYHFIENLSNPKGRERFYSIVGYICETDTFGTNRRINEIREDDILCFHNAGAYCFSMASNYNSRYRPAEVMVHEGKDYIIRKRETFDDIMRNQEIVI
- the dnaB gene encoding replicative DNA helicase, with amino-acid sequence MEKTQSLRGGRVDRSKVVNLEKGKLPPQALDLEEAVLGAMMTDKKGIDEVIDILHPEAFYDRRHQEIYAAIYALFQNSEPIDLLTVSNQLRKEGKLEIAGGDFYIIGLTQKVASSAHIEFHSRIILEKFIQRKLISISSEIIESAYDETTDVFDLLDDAEGKLFEVTQGNLKKGAENAQSLVQQAINKIQEISNKEGMSGLATGFTKLDALTSGWQPTDLIIIAARPGMGKTAFVISMAKNMAIDFNHAVALFSLEMSSVQLITRMISSETGLTSEKLRKGNLEPHEWEQLNVKVKKLSDAPIFIDDTPALSIFDLRAKARRLVSQHGVKILIIDYLQLMTAGGAGGNREQEISMISRNLKALAKELDVPVIALSQLSRSVETRGGSKRPLLSDLRESGAIEQDADIVSFIFRPEYYGMTEWDDDDHSPCEGQGEFIVAKHRNGGLDNIRLKFTGHLAKFSDLEEGFSSEFQSSMNTFESGSLPSPSATDAFGAPEPPSTPDFNDDVPF
- the rplI gene encoding 50S ribosomal protein L9, with the protein product MELILKQDVENLGFKDDVVTVKNGYGRNYLIPQGYAVLATSSAKKVLAENLKQRAFKEAKLVEDANKLAETVKGYEIKIASKVGSGDKLFGSVNNADVAEALAKEGTEIEKKFIKVTGGNVKRLGKYNAAVRLHRSVIVDIVFEVVAEK
- a CDS encoding TonB-dependent receptor, with the translated sequence MKSFEIRKILYLSLLFVALNISAQVTTSKIKGLVADTNGEPLFGANIVVLHVPSGTVSGAVAQDNGKYTVPNLRVGGPYKITFSFVGFKSKEVDDVFLTLGKTTNIDATLSEDGQTLDEVVISASKSKIFNSDRTGAQTSVSSTQLKTLPTISRSAADFTRLEPTASNGSFGGRNDQFNNFSLDGSIFNNPFGLDAATPGGQTGAQPVSLDAIEQISVSVAPYDVTLAGFTGASVDAVTKSGTNEFKGTVYGFYRNQDLTGGKISGFDVFKPKLNQVQYGVSIGGPIIKDKLFFFANFEKDDRVDLGSNFQPSSGTTIGVNDSRVTRDDLQLVNNILSQVVVGTDAQGNDVFYNPGAIEGFTFDQESVKGIFKLDWNVNKKHRLAFIYNFLRASKENPAHPTALGFRGPSAATLQFENAGYEINNNIDSFLLELNSNFNEETSNKLQIGYTQFDDFRNPLSTPAPSITILDAAGSSNYIIAGHEPFSINNTLDQKVLQITNNMNFFKGNHTITVGFSFEKFMFDNSFNLGAYGAQGVFFPSGSINDFRNLDAAGEAALVATYQAQFDAAISANNLLTANGIGNPGGWSLAETNVGQLAFYLQDEYEINDDIKLTYGVRFDKPLFFDTKVKIQENIDRKGTYQPGNVYFDPETNQATTLNSLNLPSNDWLISPRLGFNWDVNGENKLQVRGGTGLFTGRLPFVWLGNQVQGVDFFFYQTVDRDFKFPQVWRTNIGLDYKFENGFVVSTDLAYTQDINGAHVQNWGLSNPTGNLAAPGDTRSIYTDADKALNQFGGQTNAYVFTNSDKGRTYNATFKVEKSFENGLYTNIAYSYLNSKDVNSIEAEITGDAFAFNPVIGNANNDVLAFSRYGDTHRIIGVASKKFNYASDKFATTIATFFEYAQGGRFNYTYGGDINNDGSRVNDLLYVPTSDEVTQMQFSGAGQAQAFEEYIQQDEYLSGRRGQYVERYGALAPWRSRWDVKLLQDFNFNVSENKQNTIQLSVDVLNVGNLINSAWGVVQQPVNVQPLGVVVDQNTGVPTYTFGGNLVETFTFDSSLNSRWQMQLGLRYIF
- a CDS encoding DUF3810 domain-containing protein → MKLQKKHVFLAMLLPLQYFIVQFLSQKPAFIEEYYSNGIYPYISRFFRIILGWLPFSFGDLLGLILIFLFVRQIYKLIKNKLQGIVNKLIQFIGVLSITYFCFYTFWGLNYFRKPLADNLGLQQSKYTTEQLINTTQKTIEIFNQIHLEITQNDTLKIQVPYSSKEIYDKVPNAYQKVAVDYPQLAYKSPAIKNSLVSLFQSYNGTAGYLNPITGEAQVNSMLPKAGYAATTCHEVAHQIGWSAENDANFLGFLACTYSDDIYFNYSGYRMAFRYCMREIRKRDRELHKKLWETVNKGIKKELKDNYLFWKKYENPIEPYIKKGYNSYLKANNQAKGIESYSYVVDLLIAYFEQKYYD
- the rpsR gene encoding 30S ribosomal protein S18; the encoded protein is MMSSIEQQAKGNKQGEVRYLTPLDIETKKEAKYCRFKKNGIKYIDYKDADFLMYLVNEQGKILPRRLTGTSLKYQRKVAQAIKRARHLALMPYVGDMLK
- the pepT gene encoding peptidase T, with amino-acid sequence MNKQNIIDRFIKYVTIDTESDPNNPAFPSTEKQWDLAKILEQELIAIGMEDVELDKNCYLMATLPSNIDYEVPTIGFVAHIDTSPDYTGANVKPQIHENYDGEDIVLNKEQNIILSPSYFEDLLLYKGQTLITTDGTTLLGADDKAGVTEIVSAMEYLIQNPEIKHGKIRICFTPDEEVGKGAHKFDVDKFGAQWAYTMDGSQIGELEYENFNAAGAVITINGKIVHPGYAKGKMVNSMTIASQFINALPAKEVPEHTTGYEGFFHLHSIEGKVEQTILRYIIRDHDMDLFQKRKETMKSIVKKINEEIGSNAIQVEIKDQYFNMREKVEPVMYIVDIAEEVMKDLGITPLIKPIRGGTDGSQLSFKGLPCPNIFAGGHNFHGRYEYVPVESIMKASEVIVGIAEKITEKFK
- the rpsF gene encoding 30S ribosomal protein S6; protein product: MNHYETVFILNPVLSETQIKETVKKFEDYLVSKGAEMIHKEDWGLKKLAYPIQKKKSGFYHLFEFKSSGEIISPFELEFRRDDSIMRYLTVKLDKHAAAWAEKRRQRVKSAKK